The genomic window TTAAAAAAATCAAGTTGAATCTCACTGAATcaagaaaactttaaaaatgaagTTGAAATTGGTTAAATTAATCTTTACAAGTAATGGGCGAACATGTTGACTTGACTtaatgattttgtcattttttagaGTGCAGTAAAGAATTTGTCCAGCAAATAATTATGTACAAAATAATAACTCAAATATGTAAGGACATGTTTAataatagattaaaaataaatttaaaaaataattattgataatgGCAAATATCTCTAATTGTAAACAAAACTATTCCAAATGAGGAAAtacttttttgcattattattgttgttattatttaattattaattataattgatttttaattgatttttttataaatgtattacaatttcATCATATTGCacgttgaaatgtttttttctctccagtGCTGAGTATGCAAACTAAATTAATGTCTAACTTTATTAAAGTTCATTTGGAACACATTGAAACCATGATGGCAAACCATAAAGCACTCATGCATATTTGTTTAAGCTAACTGATCAATTGAGTAAAATCAGCTGGTTTAGTGTATGTAGAATTGTAGCAAGTTCTGATATGGTAGTCAAAACATTTATGAACCAAAGCCCACATTCATTTCTGTACAAAAACAATTCATGGAAATGAAACCTCTGGGGGCAGTTCACAGCATGGTGTTGCTCATTAAGGTGCAGAAAGTATGCAGTTGGTTGTAGGTGTAGGTTACATTGCTGTCAGCATTCTTGTATTTGACTTGGGTCAGTCTTAGAGCGTGTAACCTTGTATGGCAAGAGCTACTTTCTCGGAGAGTATCGTCTGTCATGTCACGCATTAAGCACCACCTTCATGCACAGCTGCAGGAGGACAGAAGCCGCAGGATGCTATTTTTCTGTCAGCAGATCACTTTCAACTTGGTCTCCCCCACGGCTCATGGAAATGCAGCTGCTAAGTTCTTTTTAATTCGGCTTCCTTCCTCCTCTGCTGCATGTACAGTTGGGAAAAAAGTTTCCTTGACCTTACATGATTTTAAAGCAATAATGTTCCTAAACTGCTGTTGGTAGTTAagtaagttaataaataaatgtagtttacAAAATGTTactaacaactttttttttttttttttttttttggtctgatgCCATGTTGTGAGAGAAATGGAAATACTATGAAATTAGTCCAATTGAATGTATTATGTACATTAGTCTAAATTAGCAGATTATGATCAACCCATAAAGTATCTATCTACTTCCAGATAACCTTCTGTTGTCGTTCTGTTACAGACTTCAAAGAGGCCTTTGGTCTCTTCGACAGAGTTGGTGATAACAAGGTTGCCTACAACCAGGTTGCTGACATCATGCGTGCCCTGGGACAGAACCCCACCAACAAGGACGTGAAGAAAATCTTGGGCGACCCATCTGCTGACGGTAAGCCTTTATATTAAAAACGAACGGACATCATTGGAAATGCTTTACAAACCCTCACTGATTTGTGATGTATGTGTGGAACTATATGCACACAGATATGGCCAACAAAAGAATTGACTTCGATGCTTTCCTGCCAATGCTGAAGACTGTTGATGCCGTCCAGAAGGGTACCTATGATGACTACGTTGAGGGTCTGCGCGTCTTCGACAAAGAGGGCAACGGCACAGTGATGGGCGCTGAGCTGCGCATTGTGCTCTCAACACTGGGTAAGTGAAGATGAAATAATTATGTATTTCACACCATGCATGGGAAGGCAAATTACATAATATACtgttacataatatataatgttacataatataattaaaaaacaaattaaagtatCTTAGCACAGTGACCAGATGGTAATATAATGGTGTTTTGAATTACCATTAAAAGGTTGGAggttggtaaaatatatatatattttttttttttgaaaaacatattactattacatattattattacaattcaaaataacagttttctattttatacatttttaaatgtaatttattcctgtgatgcaaagctcaattttcagcatcattactccagtcttctttgtcacatgatccttcagaaatcattcaagtatcctgattttgtattattatcactgctaaaaacatttttggttccTAATACTTTTGGAAACCTCGAAGCAGTCCCAAACTGAAATCCATGTactatgttattaaaaaaaaaaaaaaaaaaaaattatatatatatatatatatatatatatatatatatatatatatatatatatatatatatatatatatatatatatatatatatatatatatatatatgtatgtatatgtgtgtgtgattatgaattattaaaagttTGTAATTATTACCATGTTTATTTATGATTATCACCACATTTCTTTAGATAGGTAATCTGGTATTAccatggtgcatgtccaaaagaGCATAATAATATTACGGTATTTTGAATAAAGTAAAAAGTATGAGAAAGATTTCTTTCTAACCAGTGTCTTTCATGGCACCAACAGGTGAGAAGATGACTGAGCCCGAGATCGACTCTCTCATGCAGGGACAGGAGGATGAGAACGGCAGTGTCCACTATGAGGGTACGTGTTAGGATAAAGCCCTTCCAGTTGAACCCATATAACTTGTTTTAGGAAACATTGCATAAAAGTGACTGCACTAATTGAAATTATATAATAAGCTCACCTGTCATTGAATCATTACGATCATTATTTTTAGCAGCCACCTCAGGCCTTGTATGGCGAGCCAGTAGGGGCGATCATTCCTTATGCATGTCTGCTTCTCCTCTTACAGATTTCGTCAAGCACATCATGTCCGTGTAAGAGGCCGTCGGTTGAGAGAGTGGTGAAGAAGGCTGAACTCTATCTGCAGACCCCATGGTGTCAGGAcatccattctgttttgaagaccAATCAATAAAA from Carassius auratus strain Wakin chromosome 1, ASM336829v1, whole genome shotgun sequence includes these protein-coding regions:
- the LOC113105153 gene encoding myosin light chain 3, skeletal muscle isoform, encoding MAGEFSADQIEDFKEAFGLFDRVGDNKVAYNQVADIMRALGQNPTNKDVKKILGDPSADDMANKRIDFDAFLPMLKTVDAVQKGTYDDYVEGLRVFDKEGNGTVMGAELRIVLSTLGEKMTEPEIDSLMQGQEDENGSVHYEDFVKHIMSV